The following are encoded together in the Emys orbicularis isolate rEmyOrb1 chromosome 12 unlocalized genomic scaffold, rEmyOrb1.hap1 SUPER_12_unloc_2, whole genome shotgun sequence genome:
- the LOC135894814 gene encoding G-protein coupled receptor 4-like, which produces MASPCPMAFNTTKYFLIPVYSVVLGAGLPLNCLALWTLVSQINKSIVLSVYMLNLVVADLLQTLMLPFWIYYSYWDHNWDLGTGACVAVSLGFITNFYAKNGFLCLIAMERYIGVVHPLWFRGLQTIRGATKVSATAWVLVLSICSVGTGLLRKEPEAGRCYEGYPLGMYYARFKMATMALSFFLPCFFMGFFYLRVLHKLRQVPSLERETKRQIYSFISLIIISFFLLCAPYQVTSFYKYQREMVQNNEGLCLFETNLFIYSQVALCLTTLGNVLDPLLYILLLKDVRTELGNHLKCKVLGQDHK; this is translated from the coding sequence ATGGCCTCGCCCTGCCCAATGGCCTTTAACACCACCAAATACTTCCTCATCCCCGTCTACTCTGTGGTATTGGGGGCTGGCTTGCCGCTGAACTGCTTGGCGCTTTGGACCCTGGTGTCCCAGATAAACAAGTCCATCGTCCTCTCTGTCTATATGCTGAACCTGGTAGTAGCTGACCTGCTGCAGACCCTGATGTTGCCCTTCTGGATCTACTACAGCTACTGGGATCACAACTGGGATCTGGGGACCGGGGCCTGCGTGGCAGTCAGCCTGGGCTTCATCACCAACTTCTATGCCAAGAATGGCTTCCTGTGCCTCATTGCCATGGAGCGCTACATAGGTgtggtccatcccctgtggtTCCGTGGGCTACAGACAATACGTGGTGCCACCAAGGTCAGTGCTACTGCGTGGGTGCTGGTGCTCAGCATCTGCTCCGTAGGCACTGGGCTACTGCGGAAGGAGCCAGAAGCAGGGCGCTGCTATGAGGGTTACCCACTGGGCATGTACTATGCACGTTTTAAGATGGCCACCATGGCTTTGTCCTTCTTCCTACCCTGCTTCTTCATGGGCTTCTTCTACCTCCGGGTCCTGCACAAGCTCAGGCAGGTGCCATCACTGGAGCGGGAGACAAAGAGGCAAATCTACAGCTTCATCTCCCTCATCATCATCTCCTTCTTCCTGCTTTGTGCTCCTTACCAGGTGACCTCCTTCTACAAATACCAGAGGGAGATGGTTCAGAACAATGAAGGTCTCTGCCTCTTTGAGACAAACCTCTTCATTTACAGCCAGGTAGCACTGTGCCTCACCACTCTGGGCAATGTCCTGGATCCTCTGCTGTACATCCTGCTCCTCAAAGACGTGCGGACAGAACTTGGAAATCACTTAAAATGCAAGGTCTTGGGTCAGGATCACAAGTAG